A window of the Microtus ochrogaster isolate Prairie Vole_2 unplaced genomic scaffold, MicOch1.0 UNK60, whole genome shotgun sequence genome harbors these coding sequences:
- the CUNH1orf162 gene encoding transmembrane protein C1orf162 homolog: MGSSSSTAKPKTSTVSTTTPVTSSAPSSCSIPKKEHLILAFFAGVLLTLLLMALIFFIIKSCRRSNSSTQAQDSLSEPPIKLSSASKESLTYASMTFKPSRESSNGLTGNGSTGLDPTVYSEIKVADPSLPLQ; this comes from the exons ATGGGATCTTCCTCCTCTACAGCTAAACCCAAAACCA GCACAGTCTCCACGACAACCCCAGTGACCAGCTCTGCACCCTCTTCTTGCTCCATCCCCAA AAAGGAACATTTGATCTTGGCCTTTTTTGCTGGGGTTCTGCTGACACTGCTACTCATGGCCCTTATCTTCTTCATCATCAAGAGCTGCAGAAGAA gtaactccagcactcaggccCAGGACTCTCTCTCAGAGCCTCCCATCAAG CTTTCATCCGCATCAAAGGAGTCACTTACCTATGCCAGCATGACTTTCAAGCCCTCGCGAGAAAGCAGCAATGGCTTGACTGGAAACGGCTCCACAGGCTTGGACCCCACTGTCTACTCTGAGATTAAAGTAGCagacccatctctgcctctccaataA